From the genome of Pseudomonadota bacterium, one region includes:
- the amt gene encoding ammonium transporter translates to MKKFATLTRSVGLASLITAGLSMPAHAAVSEETAFVLNTFSFLVHGFLVMLMAAGFAMLESGLVRTKNTAAICLKNMALYSVAGLMFYIIGYNLMYTDVAEGGYIGSFSFLYNTSPAEAAYLAAETKTDALLKEVGGYSVMSDWFFQMVFVATAASIVSGTVAERIKVWPFLIFVVVLAGFIYPIQASWHWGGGWLATMGFYDFAGSTLVHSTGGWAALTGAIILGARKGKYTKDGSVQPIPGANLPLATLGAFILWFGWFGFNGGSQLALGSAADAAAIAIIYVNTNLAAAAGVLAAMITAQILYKKIDLTFALNGAIAGLVSITAGPEYQNHLIACLIGAVGGVIVTISVPLLDKLKIDDVVGAISAHLVAGIWGTLAVGIFYADKSLGTQIIGIVSIGAFVVITSAIAWYILKFTVGIRVDEEAEMIGLDKDELGMEAYPEFGQSSK, encoded by the coding sequence ATGAAAAAATTTGCAACACTAACGCGTTCAGTGGGCTTAGCTTCACTAATCACGGCAGGGCTTTCTATGCCCGCGCATGCAGCTGTTTCAGAAGAAACGGCTTTCGTCTTAAACACCTTTTCTTTTCTTGTTCACGGCTTTCTTGTAATGCTCATGGCAGCCGGGTTTGCGATGTTGGAGTCAGGGCTTGTAAGAACGAAGAATACTGCTGCCATTTGCTTAAAGAACATGGCCCTATACTCGGTAGCGGGCCTAATGTTCTACATAATCGGTTACAATTTAATGTATACTGATGTTGCGGAAGGCGGTTACATTGGTAGCTTTAGCTTTCTATACAACACCTCACCAGCCGAGGCTGCGTATTTAGCAGCCGAGACAAAAACCGACGCACTATTGAAAGAAGTCGGTGGTTACTCAGTTATGTCTGACTGGTTTTTCCAAATGGTTTTCGTTGCAACCGCGGCCTCCATAGTCTCAGGTACAGTCGCTGAGCGCATAAAAGTGTGGCCATTTTTAATATTTGTCGTTGTCCTAGCTGGTTTTATTTACCCGATACAAGCTTCTTGGCATTGGGGCGGCGGATGGCTGGCCACAATGGGCTTCTACGATTTTGCAGGGTCAACTCTTGTTCACTCTACAGGGGGGTGGGCCGCTTTAACTGGGGCTATAATTTTGGGCGCTAGAAAAGGAAAATATACTAAAGACGGTTCAGTTCAGCCTATTCCCGGAGCTAACTTACCATTAGCAACGTTAGGTGCATTCATTTTGTGGTTTGGATGGTTTGGTTTTAACGGAGGTTCTCAACTCGCATTGGGTAGTGCTGCCGATGCAGCGGCCATTGCCATTATTTACGTTAACACCAATCTTGCAGCTGCAGCTGGTGTCTTAGCTGCTATGATCACCGCTCAAATTCTATATAAGAAAATAGATCTTACGTTTGCGTTGAACGGGGCTATAGCGGGCTTAGTCTCAATTACTGCCGGCCCTGAATACCAAAACCACCTTATTGCCTGTTTAATTGGTGCTGTTGGCGGCGTAATTGTAACTATCTCTGTACCGTTGTTAGATAAACTGAAGATAGATGACGTCGTGGGAGCAATATCAGCGCACCTTGTAGCTGGCATCTGGGGTACCCTTGCCGTGGGTATTTTCTACGCTGATAAATCATTAGGCACTCAAATCATCGGCATTGTGTCAATCGGTGCGTTTGTTGTCATTACAAGCGCAATTGCTTGGTATATCCTGAAATTTACAGTTGGCATCAGAGTTGATGAAGAGGCTGAAATGATTGGATTAGACAAAGACGAGCTCGGAATGGAAGCATATCCTGAGTTTGGACAAAGTTCGAAATAA
- a CDS encoding LON peptidase substrate-binding domain-containing protein, with protein MSVFDPGFEDLGDTIPIFPLPGVLLLPGGFLPLNIFEPRYLNMTSDAMGGDRMIGMIQPRPCENVVGDHPVYNTGCAGRIVAFEETEDGRYLITLKGIARFNIKQELAPKNGCRLVEPDWSPYSHDLDDNNNDIPDREGFLKSLKKYFAINKIDANWDAIEEAPCERLVTSVAMICPFEPPEKQALLEAITVPERIKVLTTLVSMAVMSVGGENFDRQ; from the coding sequence ATGAGCGTTTTTGACCCCGGGTTTGAAGATCTCGGCGACACAATACCTATTTTTCCACTACCTGGCGTATTACTTTTACCTGGTGGCTTTTTGCCTCTTAATATCTTCGAACCGCGCTATTTAAATATGACATCAGATGCAATGGGTGGAGATCGGATGATAGGCATGATCCAACCGCGCCCATGTGAAAATGTTGTCGGTGATCACCCGGTTTATAATACTGGCTGCGCCGGTCGCATTGTAGCCTTTGAGGAAACAGAAGACGGAAGGTACCTAATAACGTTAAAGGGAATTGCGCGATTTAATATAAAGCAGGAATTAGCCCCAAAAAACGGCTGTCGTTTGGTAGAGCCCGACTGGAGTCCTTACTCCCACGATCTAGACGACAACAATAATGACATACCCGACAGGGAGGGTTTTTTAAAATCATTAAAAAAATATTTCGCTATCAACAAAATCGATGCAAATTGGGATGCTATTGAGGAAGCACCTTGTGAGCGTCTTGTAACTTCCGTAGCGATGATTTGTCCTTTTGAACCACCTGAAAAGCAAGCCTTACTTGAAGCAATTACTGTTCCCGAAAGAATTAAGGTATTAACAACGCTGGTCAGTATGGCCGTTATGAGCGTAGGAGGTGAGAATTTTGACAGGCAATAG
- a CDS encoding Trm112 family protein: protein MADEHKTSVDPKLLEILVCPVTKCSLRYDHEAQELVSEQAKLAYPIRDGIPIMLADEARSLD from the coding sequence ATGGCAGACGAGCATAAAACTTCCGTAGACCCAAAATTACTAGAAATATTGGTTTGTCCCGTCACTAAATGTTCCTTACGCTATGATCATGAGGCACAAGAATTGGTGAGTGAACAAGCCAAGTTGGCCTATCCAATTCGAGACGGAATACCAATTATGTTGGCTGATGAAGCTCGGTCTCTTGATTAA
- a CDS encoding aminotransferase class I/II-fold pyridoxal phosphate-dependent enzyme, which translates to MHNPAFDQLATYPFWRLNNLLEKVPKPHGFTELALQIGEPKIPPPDFLAEIIGENSSKWANYPPHPGTESYRAACASWLTKRYTLPEEMIDETANILPCAGTKEALFHMALLAVPRNPLKGSTEPYAVLVPNPVYQVYYGAAVFSGGKPYPISAPAENNFMPDYAGVSPDILERTALVYLCNPSNPQGASASMTYLTELIALARRHDFVLVVDECYSEIYRGTPPIGGLQACAQLDGNMDNVLVLHSLSKRSSAPGLRCGFVAGDPRLIDLYRTIRSYAAVAVPLPILAAGEALWRDEAHVDINRAHYKSLFTAAEEILGHINGFSNPPGGFYLWLDVGDGEATALKLWSEAGVKCMPGGYMAQNDPFTGVNPVSQYLRVCLVHDKVTAVEALERISVVLQG; encoded by the coding sequence ATGCATAATCCGGCATTCGATCAACTTGCAACTTATCCATTTTGGCGTCTTAATAACCTCCTGGAAAAGGTGCCTAAACCCCATGGCTTTACAGAGCTTGCATTGCAAATTGGCGAGCCAAAAATACCACCGCCAGATTTCCTAGCAGAGATTATTGGGGAAAATTCAAGCAAGTGGGCTAATTACCCGCCCCATCCCGGCACTGAAAGCTATCGAGCGGCGTGCGCTTCGTGGCTTACAAAACGCTACACGTTGCCCGAAGAAATGATTGATGAAACAGCTAACATTCTTCCATGCGCTGGCACAAAGGAAGCACTCTTCCATATGGCGTTGCTTGCAGTCCCACGTAACCCACTCAAGGGCAGCACTGAACCATATGCCGTTCTTGTCCCTAATCCAGTCTATCAAGTATACTATGGTGCAGCAGTGTTCTCTGGAGGTAAGCCCTACCCGATTTCCGCGCCTGCAGAAAATAATTTCATGCCAGATTATGCAGGCGTCAGTCCGGATATACTTGAACGAACTGCTTTGGTCTATCTTTGCAATCCATCAAACCCCCAAGGTGCTAGCGCATCAATGACCTACCTAACCGAATTGATTGCCCTAGCCCGTAGACATGATTTCGTATTGGTAGTTGATGAATGCTATTCAGAAATTTATAGGGGAACACCCCCAATCGGAGGGCTACAGGCTTGCGCTCAACTCGATGGGAATATGGATAATGTCCTCGTATTGCATTCACTCTCAAAACGTTCGTCTGCACCCGGGCTTCGCTGTGGATTCGTTGCTGGCGACCCCAGATTAATTGACTTGTATAGAACAATCAGGAGCTATGCCGCGGTCGCAGTTCCACTTCCTATATTGGCCGCAGGAGAAGCTTTGTGGAGAGATGAAGCGCATGTTGATATCAATCGTGCTCATTATAAGAGCCTTTTCACAGCAGCCGAGGAGATTCTCGGCCACATTAATGGATTTTCAAACCCCCCCGGCGGATTTTACCTTTGGCTTGATGTGGGTGACGGCGAAGCAACAGCTCTAAAACTCTGGAGTGAAGCTGGGGTCAAGTGCATGCCTGGAGGCTACATGGCTCAGAATGATCCCTTCACCGGGGTTAATCCAGTCTCCCAATATTTACGCGTGTGCCTAGTCCATGACAAGGTAACGGCAGTGGAAGCACTTGAGAGAATTTCTGTAGTGTTGCAGGGTTAG
- the trxA gene encoding thioredoxin, whose product MEDVTPENQSLIGNLAGDPSVIKESSSAEFAEDVMAASRDAPVIVDFWAEWCGPCKQLGPIIEKIVLEKNGAVKLVKIDIEKCPEIAQQMQVQSIPAVFAFVNGQPVDGFVGAQPESQIRSFIDRVIQRMGIAAEPSPLEQALSHAAELFAGGDTQNAGALYDQILKQQSDNTTAVAGLAKCLLAEGKVDAVKKLIADVPADKQGDADIKSVRASLELAGAGAEAANQSENLEKAIYEDPGNHKARFELALALFAQGDKEGAINHLLYIIKRDRGWNDDSARKQLLKMFDALGNDDPATLDGRQQLSLILFS is encoded by the coding sequence ATGGAAGATGTTACACCGGAGAATCAGTCCTTGATCGGTAATCTTGCCGGCGATCCGAGTGTTATAAAAGAAAGTTCTTCTGCTGAGTTTGCGGAAGACGTCATGGCGGCAAGCCGCGACGCGCCAGTAATAGTAGATTTTTGGGCTGAATGGTGTGGTCCCTGCAAACAACTGGGACCAATCATAGAAAAAATTGTTCTTGAAAAAAATGGAGCTGTAAAACTCGTTAAGATTGACATTGAGAAGTGCCCGGAGATAGCGCAACAGATGCAAGTGCAATCAATACCTGCAGTATTTGCGTTCGTGAACGGGCAGCCTGTCGATGGTTTTGTAGGGGCGCAGCCTGAGAGCCAGATACGAAGTTTTATTGATCGGGTAATCCAACGTATGGGTATTGCCGCCGAACCATCACCATTGGAACAAGCGCTGAGCCATGCAGCAGAACTCTTCGCTGGAGGTGACACACAAAACGCGGGCGCGCTTTACGACCAAATTCTAAAACAACAATCAGATAATACAACGGCGGTAGCAGGCCTTGCAAAATGTTTGTTGGCTGAAGGAAAGGTTGATGCTGTAAAGAAATTAATTGCTGATGTACCTGCAGACAAACAAGGGGATGCTGATATAAAATCAGTACGGGCTAGTTTGGAGCTCGCAGGAGCTGGCGCTGAGGCGGCTAACCAGTCAGAAAACTTAGAAAAGGCAATTTATGAAGACCCGGGAAATCACAAAGCACGGTTTGAATTAGCCCTAGCTCTTTTCGCGCAGGGAGACAAAGAGGGAGCTATAAATCACTTACTGTATATAATAAAACGAGACAGAGGTTGGAATGATGACTCCGCTAGGAAACAACTTTTAAAGATGTTCGATGCCTTGGGTAATGATGATCCAGCGACGTTAGATGGTCGCCAACAACTATCTTTGATACTTTTCTCATGA
- a CDS encoding prolyl-tRNA synthetase associated domain-containing protein: MQDLARRDPQTAMLDFMVNMTFCTSIQLYNCFKRLQINYKSFEHPAVYTVEQSKKRTGFLPGAHTKNLFLRDKKRNLWLVSALDNQIIELKSLRRFLGATGSLSFGDAATLKENLGVEPGSVTPFAIINDKRRAVKVVLDKNLLDYCKINAHPLRNNMTVAIASKDLLRFLKAYNHSPIVLDFTQLTCADSRPNC; the protein is encoded by the coding sequence TTGCAAGACCTAGCTCGCAGGGATCCACAAACTGCAATGTTAGATTTTATGGTTAATATGACGTTTTGCACTTCAATTCAGTTATACAACTGCTTTAAAAGGCTTCAGATAAACTACAAAAGCTTTGAGCACCCAGCTGTTTATACCGTAGAACAATCAAAGAAGAGGACGGGTTTCCTGCCGGGCGCACACACAAAAAACCTTTTCCTGAGGGACAAAAAAAGAAACCTATGGCTTGTTTCTGCACTTGATAATCAAATAATAGAACTTAAATCGCTCCGCCGATTTTTAGGTGCAACTGGCAGCCTTTCATTTGGAGACGCTGCAACGCTCAAAGAAAACCTGGGTGTTGAACCAGGTTCGGTTACTCCTTTTGCAATAATCAATGACAAAAGAAGAGCCGTAAAAGTAGTGCTCGATAAAAACTTGTTAGACTACTGCAAGATTAATGCTCATCCGCTTCGAAACAACATGACTGTCGCCATTGCTTCAAAAGATTTACTCCGATTTTTAAAAGCTTATAATCATTCGCCAATAGTCCTTGATTTCACACAATTGACTTGTGCGGATAGCCGTCCTAACTGTTGA
- a CDS encoding DNA translocase FtsK 4TM domain-containing protein, with the protein MAIASKKTPFLPTQLREQIARTRRATVGVGLVTLSLFLAVALLSHQSSDPSLNTATGIKAQNFMGSSGALISDFFLQTFGYATYIAIPILASWGVQTTISKQISKFWLRVCFFPLLLVHSAATIALITNAEQSSEVISPGGITGHILAINIISPWALGNDVDKILIWLPSVLLASTLFLYLLAFTKSEWVIGVKAVWRHAHRIRIVIQPYLSRLMTQHAGKNSLENKPLLNPTKKSAKFIETRREHQNPKKSPAPPRQSSLDLKPKDSDFSLPSLSLLHAADLSPEKNHPDTKQGLKQNAHLLEGVLQDFGVRGEIVKVRPGPVVTLYELAPAPGTKTSRVISLSDDIARSMSAISVRIATVPGRNVIGIELPNSDRETVFLSEQLSVKLFEKNNGKLPLVLGKDIGGMPVIADLSKMPHLLIAGTTGSGKSVGLNAMILSLLFKLQPEDCRFIMIDPKMLELSAYHDIPHLLAPVVTDAKKAVVALKWTVREMEDRYQAMSKLGVRNIEGYNKRVGEAAKKAEVLTRNIQTGFDTETGKAIFEEQELDLKPIPFIVVVVDEIADLMLVAGKDIEASIQRLAQMARAAGIHLIMATQRPSVDVITGTIKANFPTRISFQVTSKVDSRTILGEQGAEQLLGHGDMLYTAPGGQLNRVHGPFVSDEEVEAVADYLRSQGLPQYDETVTEEKDNENSGFGNVKEETDALYDRAVALVCQEQKASTSFIQRHLQIGYNRAARIMEQMEKQGVVSTANKVGKREILASSH; encoded by the coding sequence ATGGCTATTGCCTCGAAAAAAACACCATTCCTTCCAACTCAGCTCAGAGAACAAATTGCGCGTACTCGACGAGCAACAGTTGGGGTAGGCCTCGTAACACTATCATTATTTCTTGCCGTGGCGTTGCTAAGTCATCAAAGTAGCGATCCCTCGCTTAATACCGCGACAGGTATTAAAGCTCAGAATTTTATGGGCAGCAGCGGCGCTTTGATAAGCGATTTTTTTCTTCAGACCTTTGGCTATGCAACATACATAGCAATTCCCATACTTGCATCGTGGGGTGTTCAAACAACCATATCAAAACAAATTTCAAAGTTCTGGCTGCGCGTATGTTTTTTTCCGTTACTTTTAGTGCATTCCGCTGCGACCATAGCTCTCATTACTAACGCAGAGCAAAGCTCCGAAGTTATCAGCCCTGGAGGCATTACTGGTCATATACTGGCAATAAATATTATCTCACCTTGGGCATTGGGTAATGATGTGGATAAAATATTGATCTGGTTGCCATCGGTTTTGCTTGCTAGCACATTATTCCTTTATCTCCTTGCTTTTACAAAGTCTGAATGGGTAATCGGAGTTAAGGCTGTTTGGAGGCATGCTCATCGTATCAGAATTGTAATCCAGCCGTATTTAAGCCGACTAATGACACAACACGCTGGGAAAAATAGCCTCGAAAACAAACCCCTTTTAAATCCAACTAAAAAATCAGCCAAATTTATTGAAACTAGGAGAGAGCACCAAAACCCTAAAAAATCACCTGCTCCTCCACGTCAATCAAGCCTAGACCTTAAACCAAAAGACAGTGACTTCTCACTTCCGTCCCTTAGTCTTTTGCATGCGGCAGACCTTTCACCAGAAAAAAATCACCCTGATACCAAGCAGGGGCTGAAACAAAATGCGCATCTACTCGAGGGCGTACTTCAAGATTTTGGAGTGCGCGGGGAGATTGTGAAAGTTCGCCCTGGTCCGGTGGTCACCCTTTATGAACTTGCGCCGGCGCCCGGAACAAAAACTAGCCGTGTTATCAGCTTATCGGATGATATAGCGCGTTCCATGAGTGCGATATCTGTTCGAATAGCAACAGTGCCAGGCCGCAATGTTATAGGCATTGAGCTACCGAACAGCGATCGCGAGACGGTTTTTTTAAGCGAGCAGCTCTCTGTAAAGCTTTTTGAAAAAAATAACGGTAAACTCCCATTGGTATTGGGCAAAGATATTGGCGGCATGCCAGTCATTGCAGACCTGTCTAAAATGCCGCACCTTTTAATTGCGGGGACTACAGGCTCGGGGAAATCAGTAGGATTGAATGCCATGATTCTGTCGCTTTTATTCAAGCTGCAGCCCGAGGATTGCCGCTTTATTATGATCGATCCAAAAATGTTGGAGCTCTCTGCATATCACGATATTCCTCACCTACTGGCGCCCGTAGTCACAGACGCAAAAAAGGCCGTCGTGGCTCTGAAATGGACCGTCCGAGAGATGGAAGACAGATACCAGGCAATGTCCAAGCTGGGTGTTAGAAATATCGAGGGCTATAACAAACGCGTTGGGGAAGCTGCGAAAAAAGCGGAAGTGCTAACCCGAAACATACAAACCGGTTTTGACACAGAGACCGGCAAGGCTATTTTTGAGGAACAAGAATTGGATCTCAAACCTATTCCATTCATAGTCGTTGTGGTTGATGAAATAGCTGATTTAATGCTCGTCGCTGGCAAAGATATAGAGGCTTCTATTCAAAGACTGGCACAGATGGCGCGAGCCGCCGGGATCCATCTCATTATGGCGACACAGCGTCCATCGGTTGATGTGATTACGGGTACGATAAAAGCAAACTTCCCTACTCGCATAAGCTTTCAGGTCACATCTAAGGTTGATAGTCGTACAATATTGGGTGAACAAGGTGCCGAACAGTTGTTAGGTCACGGTGACATGCTATATACCGCCCCGGGCGGGCAATTGAATCGTGTGCATGGGCCTTTTGTTTCGGATGAAGAAGTCGAGGCTGTTGCTGATTACCTACGTTCCCAGGGCCTGCCTCAGTACGATGAAACAGTGACCGAAGAGAAAGATAATGAAAATAGTGGGTTTGGAAACGTCAAAGAAGAAACAGATGCCTTGTACGACAGGGCAGTTGCACTGGTTTGCCAGGAGCAAAAAGCATCAACCAGCTTTATTCAGCGCCATCTGCAAATTGGCTACAACCGCGCTGCGCGTATCATGGAGCAAATGGAGAAACAGGGTGTTGTCAGTACGGCCAATAAGGTTGGGAAAAGAGAGATACTCGCGAGTTCTCACTGA
- a CDS encoding 3-oxoacid CoA-transferase subunit A, giving the protein MKNKKRDNIPAALEPVRDGDTIFFGGFGTGGVPIALIRGLTDKKLSNLTIVSNNAGAGHNTIATLLESGSVKKVICTFPYSRGSVIFNDLYHSGKIELELVPQGTLAERMRAAGSGLGGFLTPTGLGTEIAEGKPHIDVDGKTYVLEKALRADIALIKAHNVDPRGNLTYRLAARNFNPVMAMAAEHTIAQVSAEVPLGEINPEIVHTPGIYVDSYVIDDGEYGE; this is encoded by the coding sequence ATGAAGAATAAAAAAAGAGACAATATACCCGCTGCATTAGAGCCTGTGCGTGATGGGGACACCATATTTTTCGGTGGTTTCGGCACAGGGGGGGTGCCCATTGCTTTAATAAGGGGGTTGACGGATAAAAAGCTCTCAAATCTGACCATTGTGTCCAATAATGCTGGTGCCGGTCACAATACTATTGCTACATTACTCGAAAGTGGCTCGGTTAAAAAAGTAATTTGTACATTCCCTTACTCTCGAGGGTCTGTGATTTTTAATGATTTGTACCATTCAGGGAAGATTGAACTAGAGCTTGTCCCGCAGGGAACACTCGCTGAAAGAATGCGGGCGGCGGGGTCCGGGTTGGGCGGGTTTTTAACCCCAACGGGACTTGGGACTGAAATAGCCGAAGGTAAGCCCCATATAGACGTAGATGGAAAAACTTATGTCTTGGAAAAGGCACTTCGTGCCGACATAGCTTTAATAAAGGCTCATAATGTGGATCCTAGGGGGAATCTCACTTATCGGTTGGCTGCGCGCAATTTTAATCCAGTGATGGCTATGGCAGCAGAGCATACAATAGCGCAAGTGAGCGCTGAGGTGCCGCTAGGTGAAATAAATCCAGAAATTGTTCACACTCCCGGCATTTATGTAGACTCTTATGTGATTGATGACGGAGAATATGGCGAATGA
- a CDS encoding UbiH/UbiF/VisC/COQ6 family ubiquinone biosynthesis hydroxylase, which translates to MSNSGDISADILIVGGGMVGATLGITLSKAGLKVVLADRLAAEAIAAKSYDGRASAIANGSVNILKGIGVWPHLEANASPIWDIRVADGHPLRGISPLFLHYDHSDVGEYPFGYIIENSSIREALRLVASDCKTLKLLESANVVSVQRGPFGVFAETQSGIRLNASLLIAADGRGSQIRNEAGIKTRIKMYDQKSIVCNVHHERGHAGTAVELFLPGGPFAMLPMTENRCNVVWTERIDLVDHYITLPEDRFLKELSQRFGGWLGKIDLVSPRHVYPLGMLHAERYTGQRLALVGDAAHAIHPIAGQGLNLGLRDVAALAELIVDTSRIGGDVGSNNVLGRYERWRRFDNFVLITVTDGLNRLFSNNIEALRLSRDMGLALVDKLPLVKKFLMRHAMGQVGKLPRLVRGDTL; encoded by the coding sequence ATGAGTAATAGCGGAGACATTTCAGCAGATATCCTCATTGTTGGGGGGGGAATGGTTGGTGCAACCCTTGGCATCACGCTGAGCAAGGCCGGGCTTAAAGTAGTTTTAGCAGACCGTTTGGCAGCTGAAGCTATCGCGGCAAAAAGTTATGACGGCAGAGCATCTGCGATTGCAAATGGCTCCGTGAACATTTTAAAGGGGATTGGGGTTTGGCCACATCTCGAGGCCAATGCGTCTCCCATCTGGGATATTAGGGTGGCTGATGGGCATCCCTTACGCGGCATCTCTCCCTTGTTCCTACACTACGACCACTCGGATGTTGGAGAGTATCCTTTCGGGTATATTATTGAAAATTCCTCGATCCGAGAAGCACTGAGACTTGTTGCATCGGATTGCAAAACCCTGAAGCTGCTCGAGTCGGCAAATGTAGTATCCGTGCAGCGAGGACCATTTGGTGTATTTGCTGAGACCCAGTCGGGGATCCGATTAAATGCTTCTTTACTCATTGCTGCTGATGGACGCGGATCGCAGATCCGTAATGAAGCGGGGATTAAGACTCGCATAAAAATGTATGACCAAAAATCCATTGTCTGCAATGTGCATCATGAGCGAGGTCATGCCGGCACTGCTGTTGAATTATTTCTTCCTGGAGGACCGTTCGCGATGCTCCCAATGACCGAGAATCGGTGTAATGTCGTCTGGACTGAGCGGATAGATCTTGTAGATCATTATATTACACTCCCGGAAGATAGATTTTTGAAAGAACTTAGCCAACGTTTCGGAGGCTGGTTAGGTAAGATTGATTTGGTCAGCCCACGTCATGTGTATCCGCTTGGGATGTTGCATGCCGAACGATACACTGGCCAAAGGTTAGCGCTGGTGGGTGATGCTGCACACGCAATACACCCTATAGCCGGGCAAGGACTGAACTTAGGGCTTCGTGATGTTGCCGCATTAGCCGAACTTATTGTGGACACATCTCGTATTGGCGGTGATGTTGGCTCTAACAACGTCTTAGGTCGGTATGAACGGTGGCGTCGCTTCGATAATTTTGTTCTAATAACTGTAACTGATGGTCTTAATCGCCTTTTTTCAAATAACATAGAAGCCCTGCGTCTCTCTAGGGATATGGGGCTTGCTCTCGTGGATAAGCTGCCTCTGGTAAAGAAATTCCTCATGCGCCATGCAATGGGGCAAGTTGGCAAGTTACCGAGGTTGGTGCGCGGGGACACACTCTAA
- a CDS encoding DUF971 domain-containing protein — translation MPFNENTSNFVMQSDTNSKHWPVEIRLNKNKRQMDIEFEDGNKFSLSAELLRVESPSAEVRGHNPSEKKIVAGRKHVTVMNIEKVGRYAIRIHFDDLHNTGIYTWENLYRLGRDQAAIWQDYLQSIKENGLSRSP, via the coding sequence ATGCCGTTCAATGAAAACACATCGAACTTCGTAATGCAATCAGACACTAACAGCAAACATTGGCCCGTTGAAATTCGTCTCAACAAAAACAAGCGGCAAATGGATATTGAATTCGAGGATGGCAATAAATTTAGCCTTTCTGCCGAGTTACTCCGGGTTGAGAGCCCGTCCGCAGAAGTTCGTGGCCATAACCCTAGTGAGAAAAAGATTGTGGCAGGTCGAAAACATGTGACTGTGATGAATATTGAAAAAGTGGGTCGTTATGCGATACGGATCCATTTTGACGATCTTCACAACACAGGGATTTATACTTGGGAAAACCTTTATCGCTTAGGTCGTGATCAAGCTGCCATTTGGCAGGATTATTTGCAGTCAATTAAAGAAAATGGTCTTAGCCGATCACCATAA
- a CDS encoding P-II family nitrogen regulator produces MKLVMIIIKPFKLDEVREALTGLGIEGMTVSEVKGFGRQKGQTEVYRGAEYAVNFLPKIKIEVACEEGKVESVVEAAQAAASTGKIGDGKIFVSDLIKTVRIRTGETDADAL; encoded by the coding sequence ATGAAATTAGTGATGATAATCATTAAGCCGTTCAAATTAGATGAAGTGCGGGAAGCATTAACCGGCTTGGGGATAGAAGGGATGACCGTAAGCGAAGTTAAGGGTTTCGGTCGACAAAAAGGGCAAACAGAGGTTTACCGAGGAGCAGAATACGCCGTCAACTTTTTGCCAAAAATAAAGATTGAAGTGGCATGCGAAGAAGGCAAAGTCGAGTCAGTCGTAGAGGCTGCACAAGCCGCTGCTAGCACGGGAAAAATTGGTGATGGAAAGATATTTGTTTCCGACCTTATCAAAACAGTACGTATTAGAACCGGCGAAACTGACGCCGACGCACTCTAA